DNA sequence from the Gordonia polyisoprenivorans genome:
AAGCCCTATCTCATCCTCAGCGACGCAACGATGGCTGCCCGGTGATCCATCCGGCGTCGACGGAGAGAAGGTTGGTCACGATGTGAGTGACGTCCCGAGGTGTTCCAACGCGACCGACGAGGGTGCCGGCCGCCGCCTTTTCGAGCATCGCACTATTGGGAGTCCCGTAGCCACCGACCTCGAAAAAGCCAGTGCCGGAGACAAATCCCGGCGCAACAACGTTAGCGGTGATCCCCCGGGCTCCGGCTCGCAATGCAAGATCGCGTCCGTATCCGGCAACAGCGGCCTTCGCTGTGGCATAGGCCCGCCGCGGCCGTCAAGCTCCGAGGTCGATGCGATCAACACGATGCGCCCCCGATCGTCGACGACGCGCGGAAGCAGGCACTCGACGGGCAACACAGTGGAGAGGAGGTTCTTGTCCAGGGCGGCGACCCACCGCGCCCGCACCGCCTCGGGACTCGCGTCGTCACCCGAATCCCCTTGTCCCCCCGCCGCAGCGACCATCCCGGTGACGGCACGGTCGCCGATCGCGGCAACGAGAGATCGGGCGCCCTCGACCGTGGAGACGTCTGCCACCACAACCTCGATGCACCCACCGCGGGCCGCCGCGGCGGTCTGGCGCTGCGGCTCCTCGCGTCGCCCGACAATGACGACAGTCTGGCCTTGTGCGGCGAGTCGTAGCGGGATGTCGCGGCCCATTCCGGTGCCGCCGCCGGTCACTACGTGCAGTTCGGATGCCATGACACCGAGACTATCGGCGGCCCACAGGTCAAGGCCGACGCAGCAGCCGCCCGCTCGATCACGCGTCGTACGTCAGCCCCGCGGCCGCAGCGCGTCGACGTAGAGGTCGAGAACGCGTCGCCGCTGCGCGTCGTCACGGCTGCGGGTCAGGCCGAGGAACACCCCGAGTAGCGCGACGACGGCGTCATCGGCGCGCACGTCGGTCCGCAGGGTCCCATCTTCCGCGCCCGCAGCGAGTATGCGTTCGAGCGTCTCGCCGATACGTTCGCGCGTATCCCCAGCCACCACCGCACCTGACGCGATCGCTTGCGTAAAGGCTTCGGCCATACCGTGTTTGGTGGCAACGAAGGTGGCGTATCGATCCAGCCAATGCCGCAACGTCTCGTCGGCGGAGTGCTTCTCCAAAAGACCGTCCGCGTAGTGGACGACGTCGTCGAGTTCGGACCGGTAGACCGCCTCGACGAGTGCTTGTCGTGTCGCGAAGTTGCGGTACAGCGTGCCTACCCCGACCCCGGCTCGACGGGCCAGCGCATCAAAGGTGATGTCACCTTCGCCGGCGGTGAACGCATCACGAGCCGCCTCGATCAGCTTGGCCCGGTTGCGCACAGCATCGGCCCGCGGCTTTGCCGCAGTTCCGCGTGAACGATCGACGATCAAGTGGAGGGCCCTCCGTTTGTGTACACTACAACCAAGCGGAGGTTCCTCCACTTACCTCGGAGTATTGCACACCCAGGAGCACACATGAGCGATCTCGGACCCACCTCCGGTGGTTCGGCGATGCTGGCCGGCCACCAGGTCGCCCGCATCGGTTACGGCGCAATGCAACTCGATCGCCATCGACAAGACCCCGAGGCCGCGATCGCGGTTCTCCGTCATGCCGTCGATCACGGCGTCGACCACGTAGACACCGCACAGTTCTACGGAGACGGTTTCGTGAACTCCGTGATCGCCCGAGCGATCGACGCCGACAGCGACGTCGTCATCGCCTCCAAAGTCGGCGCAGCCACCAATCCTGGTGGCGCTCACCCCATGCGACCTGCACAGCGTCCGGCCGAGCTTCGCGCCGCAGTCGAGGACAACCTGCGCACCCTGCGACGGGAACGGCTACCTCTGGTCAATCTCCGACGACTGGAGATCGGTCCGGGTCTCGCTGCGACCGGCGAGCAGATCGTCGATGTCGACGATCAAATGGCCGAGATGGTGGCGATGCGCGACGAGGGCAAGATCGATGAGATCGGTATCAGTGCAGTACGCATCGAAACGGTGCGTCACCTCCTGCCAGCCGGAATCGCCTGTGCCCAAAACCCTTACAGCGTCCTCGATCGGCGTTTCGAGAGTCTCCTCGACCTGTGCCTCGAACACGAGATGGCGTGGGTTCCCTACTTTCCACTCGGTTCTGCATTCCCCGGCATCCCGAAGGTGGGCGAGAATCCCGTCGTCATCGACATCGCCCGAGATCTCGATGTCTCCCCCGCCCAGGTCGGCCTGGCGTGGCTACTGGCCCACTCGCCGAACACCCTGCTGATCCCCGGAACATCCGACATCGGGCACCTCGACGCCAACCTCGCAGTCGGCGACATCACCTTGAATCCAGAATCCGTTACCGCTCTCGACGCACTGGGCGCCGCAACCACGACCGCCCCCATCGAAACGCCGCGATGGCCCGCCGAGGCACGCTGAGCTACGACGTCGACAGCCCACTCCACTACCCGGCGCTCGGCTTCTCCCAGATCAGTGCATACCGGAACATCGCCAGTCTCCGAAAACGCGCTCCCGGCAACTGTTCTCGCGCACATCGACGTACCTCGGAATAGGAGTGCGGCGGGGGCAACACGATGGGTGCGGTGTGCTCCCAATAGCCGCGACGCCGCGACAGCCATTGATGTTGGAGTATGCCGACCAGGTGGAGTGCGTAGTCGGTGGGCCGTGAGGAGTGAGCCAGGCCGACGACCGCAACGACGCCACCGGGCGCAGTGAGCTCAGCCAATCGCTGCAGACCCGCTCGGAGATCGGGTAGATGGTGCAGCGTGGCGACCGACGCGACCACATCGAAGGTCCGCTCGAACGGGTAACTCGTCACGTCGCCGCACATCCACTCGACCCCCTCGGCTTCGCCTCGTGCCCGATTCAGCACTGCGGCATCGGAGTCGATCGCAGACACGTCGTCGAGACGTGCGAACAGGTCGACGGCCAACAGCCCGTCGCCGGTCCCCACGTCGAGTGCCGTTCGCGCATCCGAGGGAATCGCGTCGAGGATCAACTGGTGATAGTGGATGTTGTGGTTCCGCCTTCGACGAGCCGGATCGGTACGCGACACATCTCGACGGTAGCAATCGCCACATCCGCAATCGCCACATCGGCCGATGACTTGCGCGGCTCGGCCGAGTCAGTACCTGCATCACATCCACAACAACGTCCGGAGGACCGCGATGCCGTTGGCACTGTATTTCGAGAAGCACGGCGACTCCGGTGGGCCACGGCCACCGCTCGTCCTGGTCCACGGTGGCGCGGGCACGATAGCGACCAACTGGGAGTACGTGATCCCCGCACTGGCCGCCGACCGGCTCATCATCGGCGTCGAGCTCCAGGGTCATGGCCACACCCCGCATGCCGATCGCCCCCACACGTTCGAGAATTCCGCCGACGACATCGCCGCACTCCTCGGTGACCTCGACATCCCGCGCGTCGACATCCTGGGATTCAGCAACGGCGGGCCGACCGTGCTCCGGTTCGCCCAGCGACACCCGGCACTGACCGGGCGATGCGTCATCGCGTCGGGTTTCGCGCGGCGCGACGGAATGATCCCCGGATTCTGGGACAACTTCGATGCCCCGACTGCCGATTCGATGCCTGATTCGCTCGCCGACGCGTATCGGGCGATCAATCCCGATCCCGGCGATCTCCAACGAATGTTCGATCTCGATGTCGCGGTGATGCGCGGGTTCCGGGACTGGGCCGACACCGAGCTCGCAGCACTCGGCGCACCGATTCTGTTCGTCAGTGGCGACCACGACGTCGTCCTTCCCGAGCACACCGTGTGGATGGCGTCGGCAGTGGCCCGCGGCCGTGCGCTGATACTGCCTGCGGCGCACGGCGACTCTCTCGGATCGGTGGAAACCGGAGAACCCGACGCGGTGCTCACGCGCGCGTGTGTCGACCTGATCCGACGCTTTCTCGACGAGGGATCAGTCGAAGCCGCTCGCGTCGGATGAGCGAGTCCGAATTCCCGACACGTGTCGGGTGACGCACACCACAACGCGGACGAGACTGACGTCACCGATCGACCGCAAGGAAAGGTGACGTCATGGCCGACCTCAGGAATCTGGACCCGGAACTCGCAGCAGCGGTGACCATGCTCCCCCAGCTGGGCTTCGACGATCTCGAGGGCGCCCGAACGGGCTTCAACGCCCTGGTGCAAACCATGCTGGACGGTCTCGACCGAACCGGCGTCGAGTTGAAGCTCCTGTCCGCACCCGGCCTCGACGGCGACCCGGGGGTGCCGATCCGGTTCTTCACTCCGTCCGGTGCCGCCGGAGCCCTGCCGACACTGGTGTGGATTCATGGTGGCGGTTTCGCCGTGGGGACCGCCGAGTCCAGCGATCCACTGTGCGTGGCGATCGCTCGCGAGCTGGGCATCGCCGTCGCCAATGTCGAGTACCGCCTCGCCCCCGAGACGCCCTTCCCCGGGCCTGTCAACGACTGCTATGCGGCCCTCGCCCATGTGCACGCCCACGCCGCGGAACTGGGCGTCGACCCGTCGCTGATCGCGGTCGGTGGGCAGAGCGCCGGCGGTGGGCTGGCGGCCGGCACCGTTCTGATGGCCCGCGACCGGGATGAGGTGCCGGTGGTGTTTCAGCTGCTCGACATCCCCGAACTCGACGATCGGTTGGCCACGACCTCGATGACCGAGTTCACCGACACTCCGATGTGGCATCGCCCCAACGCGATTCTGTCGTGGCAGTACTACCTCGGTCCCGACTACACGGGCCCGTCCGATGCGTCGGTGTCGAGCTACGCTGCACCGTCACGCGCCACCGACCTGTCGGGCCTGCCGCGCACCTACGTTTCCACGATGGAACTCGATCCTCTGCGCGACGAGGGCATCGCTACGCCGTCGCGATGCTGCATGCCGGGGTCAGCGTCGAATTGCATTCGTTCCCCGGGACATTCCACGGCTCGTCGCTCATCGATGCCGCCGAGGTCAGCCGCCGTCAGACCGCGGAACTGATGGGCGCACTGGCACGAGCCTTGCGGGTGAGTTCACGGGTCTCGTAGCGTGGTCGTGTGCAAGGTCTGATGTATCGCCTCGCCGAGCTCGACGCCGACTCGGCGGGGATGGTCCGGATCATCGACTACTTCGACGCACTCCTGCGTCACGGCGCCGACGTCACCGAACTCCTGCGTGCCAGTGCGGTGCTCGCCGATTGCGTCGTCGGCATCAAGGCCAATGGACTGGTCACCCGGCGATGCACACCGCGAGGCGAATGGCGGCGTCCGCTGGAGGCCTCGGCGGCAACCACCTCCCGCGACATCATCCTCGACGACCACTGCATCGGCACGGTCTGGATCGAACGTCCGGGTACCGCCGTGGCGCTCGACGAGATGCTCGTCGACCGTCTGGCGCTGACGGCGGCGGCGATCATCCGGCCACACCGCGCGCACTCCGACCTCGAGCAGTCCGCCGCCCTCCTGAACGCCGACGGGGCGGCTGCCGCGCTCGACGCGTGCAGCGCCCTCGACGTCGACCCGACCCTTCGTGTCCGCGTCGTGAGTCTGGCCGATCCGACCGGTCCGTCCGACCGTGTCGCGCACGTGGCCCAACGACTCGCCCGGCAACTCTCACCCGGCCGGCTGACCGCCGTCGCCACCGACCGCGATCAGCTCGTGGTCGTCACCGACCTCGACGAGACCGAGGCGGCGCTCTCGGCCGACCCGGCGGCGCACACCGTCGCCTCCGGGGTGTCACTGGAATCCGACGCCGCCACGCTCCATCGCTGGGTCGGCACTGCCCGGCTGGCGCAAAAGCACTGCGGCACAACGAACATGGTGTTCTGCGCCCACGAGTTCGGCGCCCTGAACCTGTTGCTGACCGTCGCCCCGGAATCACTGTCGGCCATTCCTGACGTCGCTCGGTGCGACTACGTGCGCCAGAGCAAGAACGGCCCGGACCTGTTGGACACGCTGCGTGTCTACCTCCAGGTCGGCACACTGAGGGACACCGCCGAGCAAATGCACATGCACCACAGCAGCATTGCGACGCGCCTGAAATCGCTGTCGGCCGCCGTGCATTTCGACGTCACCGCCATCGAGAATCGTGCTCGGGCAACGGCGATGCTGCTCGTCGACGACGTACGCCGCGACGCCGAGTCGCCGACGCCCCGAGAACCACGGCCCCGCCCCCACTGGTCCTGGAACCACGGTCCCCGGACCCACGAGAACCGAAGGCCGTCAGATCACTCCGAGGGCCAGCATCGCATCGGCGACGTGGGTGAAGCCGGCGATGTTGGCGCCGAGGACGTAATCCCCCGGAACCCCGTATTCGTCGGCCGTCCGCACACACGTCTGGTGGATGCCGCTCATGATCTCCGACAACCTGCTTTCGGTGTACTCGAAACTCCAGGAGTCCCGAGACGCGTTCTGCTGCATCTCCAGAGCACTGGTCGCCACGCCACCGGCGTTGGCGGCCTTTCCGGGGGCAAACATCACACAGGCCTTGGAGAGTGCTTTGATCGCCTCCGGGGTGGCCGGCATGTTCGCGCCTTCGGCGACCACCCGGCATCCGTTGCCGATCAGGGACTCCGCGTCGGTGGCGTCGAGTTCGTTCTGTGTCGCGCAGGGAATCGCGATGTCGGTGGGCACCTCCCAGATGGATCGCCCGGGGACGAAATGTGCTGTTACGCCGCGTGTCCGAGCGTAGTCGGCAATTCGGGCCCGGCGCACGTTCTTGACCTCGCGGAGGAGTTCGAGATCGATGCCGGCCTCGTCGACCACGTAACCACCGGAATCCGAGCACGCCACCACACGTCCGCCGAGTTGGTGCACCTTTTCGATCGCGTATTGGGCGACGTTGCCCGATCCCGACACGACGATCCGACGGCCCTCGAGATCCTCTCCGCGCGCGGCGAGCATCTCCCGAACGAAGAACACCACGCCGTAACCGGTGGCCTCGGGACGAACCTGCGAGCCACCCCACGTCAGTCCCTTGCCGGTGAGCACCCCGGATTCGTATCGGTTGGTGATGCGCTTGTATTGCCCGAAGAGATAACCGATCTCGCGGCCGCCGACCCCGATGTCGCCGGCCGGGACATCGGTGTACTCACCGATGTGGCGATACAGCTCGGTCATGAAGGACTGGCAGAAGCGCATCACCTCTCCGTCCGACCGGCCCTTCGGATCGAAGTCGGCGCCACCCTTGCCCCCGCCGATGGGCAGCCCTGTCAACGCGTTCTTGAAGATCTGCTCGAACCCGAGGAACTTCACCACCCCGAGATAGACACTCGGATGGAATCGCAACCCGCCCTTGAACGGTCCGAGAGCGGAGTTGAACTCGACGCGGAAACCGCGATTGATCCGCACGCGTCCGGCGTCGTCGACCCACGGCACGCGAAAGATGATCTGGCGTTCGGGCTCGCACAGTCGCTCGATGATGCCGGCGTCGGCGTAGTGGGGATGCGCGGCCAGTACCGGTCCGAGGCTGTCGAACACCTCGCGGACCGCTTGATGGAACTCGGCTTCGCCGGGATTTCGCGCGACGACCTCGTCGTAGAGGTCCTGCACCTTCTCCTCGAGCCTTGCCATCTCTGCCACCTTCCGCCGACGCGTCGAACCACGACGATCCGGGGGACACCGGACGTCTCGCGCCGAGCCTATCGGTAGACAGATATAGCGCCCATTTCGGGCACGATCGACTCGACCTTCCCTCACACGAGGGTGGCGAGATTCTCGATCGACTTCTTCACGTCGGACTCGCCGACCTTGGCGACGAACCGACCGATCGGTCCGCCGAGCACGCCTCCGGCCAACTCGGCGTTCAGCGCGAACCGTGAGCCGTCGGCGCCACCGGACACGGTCATCGTCAAGGTGATCCGCACGCCGCCGCGGCCGTGACCCCGCAGCGCGATGACACTCGGTGCGTCGTAGTCGGTCACCTGCCAG
Encoded proteins:
- a CDS encoding SDR family oxidoreductase gives rise to the protein MRAGARGITANVVAPGFVSGTGFFEVGGYGTPNSAMLEKAAAGTLVGRVGTPRDVTHIVTNLLSVDAGWITGQPSLRR
- a CDS encoding alpha/beta fold hydrolase, which encodes MPLALYFEKHGDSGGPRPPLVLVHGGAGTIATNWEYVIPALAADRLIIGVELQGHGHTPHADRPHTFENSADDIAALLGDLDIPRVDILGFSNGGPTVLRFAQRHPALTGRCVIASGFARRDGMIPGFWDNFDAPTADSMPDSLADAYRAINPDPGDLQRMFDLDVAVMRGFRDWADTELAALGAPILFVSGDHDVVLPEHTVWMASAVARGRALILPAAHGDSLGSVETGEPDAVLTRACVDLIRRFLDEGSVEAARVG
- the gdhA gene encoding NADP-specific glutamate dehydrogenase — encoded protein: MARLEEKVQDLYDEVVARNPGEAEFHQAVREVFDSLGPVLAAHPHYADAGIIERLCEPERQIIFRVPWVDDAGRVRINRGFRVEFNSALGPFKGGLRFHPSVYLGVVKFLGFEQIFKNALTGLPIGGGKGGADFDPKGRSDGEVMRFCQSFMTELYRHIGEYTDVPAGDIGVGGREIGYLFGQYKRITNRYESGVLTGKGLTWGGSQVRPEATGYGVVFFVREMLAARGEDLEGRRIVVSGSGNVAQYAIEKVHQLGGRVVACSDSGGYVVDEAGIDLELLREVKNVRRARIADYARTRGVTAHFVPGRSIWEVPTDIAIPCATQNELDATDAESLIGNGCRVVAEGANMPATPEAIKALSKACVMFAPGKAANAGGVATSALEMQQNASRDSWSFEYTESRLSEIMSGIHQTCVRTADEYGVPGDYVLGANIAGFTHVADAMLALGVI
- a CDS encoding type II toxin-antitoxin system Rv0910 family toxin, with the translated sequence MADVDVEIDSDLAPQAAWDRASDLSRFPEWMTIFGGWRSDVPADIGEGTEVSSVIRVKGFRNIIHWQVTDYDAPSVIALRGHGRGGVRITLTMTVSGGADGSRFALNAELAGGVLGGPIGRFVAKVGESDVKKSIENLATLV
- a CDS encoding TetR/AcrR family transcriptional regulator; this encodes MRNRAKLIEAARDAFTAGEGDITFDALARRAGVGVGTLYRNFATRQALVEAVYRSELDDVVHYADGLLEKHSADETLRHWLDRYATFVATKHGMAEAFTQAIASGAVVAGDTRERIGETLERILAAGAEDGTLRTDVRADDAVVALLGVFLGLTRSRDDAQRRRVLDLYVDALRPRG
- a CDS encoding aldo/keto reductase — encoded protein: MSDLGPTSGGSAMLAGHQVARIGYGAMQLDRHRQDPEAAIAVLRHAVDHGVDHVDTAQFYGDGFVNSVIARAIDADSDVVIASKVGAATNPGGAHPMRPAQRPAELRAAVEDNLRTLRRERLPLVNLRRLEIGPGLAATGEQIVDVDDQMAEMVAMRDEGKIDEIGISAVRIETVRHLLPAGIACAQNPYSVLDRRFESLLDLCLEHEMAWVPYFPLGSAFPGIPKVGENPVVIDIARDLDVSPAQVGLAWLLAHSPNTLLIPGTSDIGHLDANLAVGDITLNPESVTALDALGAATTTAPIETPRWPAEAR
- a CDS encoding class I SAM-dependent methyltransferase; the encoded protein is MSRTDPARRRRNHNIHYHQLILDAIPSDARTALDVGTGDGLLAVDLFARLDDVSAIDSDAAVLNRARGEAEGVEWMCGDVTSYPFERTFDVVASVATLHHLPDLRAGLQRLAELTAPGGVVAVVGLAHSSRPTDYALHLVGILQHQWLSRRRGYWEHTAPIVLPPPHSYSEVRRCAREQLPGARFRRLAMFRYALIWEKPSAG
- a CDS encoding alpha/beta hydrolase, translated to MADLRNLDPELAAAVTMLPQLGFDDLEGARTGFNALVQTMLDGLDRTGVELKLLSAPGLDGDPGVPIRFFTPSGAAGALPTLVWIHGGGFAVGTAESSDPLCVAIARELGIAVANVEYRLAPETPFPGPVNDCYAALAHVHAHAAELGVDPSLIAVGGQSAGGGLAAGTVLMARDRDEVPVVFQLLDIPELDDRLATTSMTEFTDTPMWHRPNAILSWQYYLGPDYTGPSDASVSSYAAPSRATDLSGLPRTYVSTMELDPLRDEGIATPSRCCMPGSASNCIRSPGHSTARRSSMPPRSAAVRPRN